Within Streptomyces roseirectus, the genomic segment CGCGGCGACGCACGGGGGCCACGCGGATCGGCGACAGCGACACACTCTTCGAGAACTCTCGGCGGATTGGGGCGCTTTTCGATGACACCTACGCTCGTGCGCCAGAACCTCCCCCACGCGGGCACCGCACCGCCCACGGAACCGGGTACCCGCGCACGTGACTGGTCCGAGATCCAGGAACGCATGCTCGTCCCCCTCTACGAGGCCGCGTACGACCGTCTCGACGTCGGCCCCGCGACCCGGATGGTCGCCCTCGGCTGCGGAGCGGGCCTCGCCCTCCTCATGGCCGCCTCCCGGGGAGCCGACGTCACCGGGGTCGAACCCCGCAACCCCGGACGCCTCGCCCTCGCGCGCGAGCGCCTGCAACCCGACAGCTGGTCCCCCCGCGCGCGTACGCGTACCCGCCTCGCCGACGCGCTTCCCGAGACGGACCTGCCCTACACCCTCGTCACCGCCTTCGAGACCACCGACCTCCTCGGCGACGCCGTACGCCGCGCCGAACGCGGCGCCCCCGTCGTCCTCGCCG encodes:
- a CDS encoding class I SAM-dependent methyltransferase, whose product is MTPTLVRQNLPHAGTAPPTEPGTRARDWSEIQERMLVPLYEAAYDRLDVGPATRMVALGCGAGLALLMAASRGADVTGVEPRNPGRLALARERLQPDSWSPRARTRTRLADALPETDLPYTLVTAFETTDLLGDAVRRAERGAPVVLAGWGPPERCATAGVLRVADPLYGGWRPAHRDDLEETARQAGLKPDGSGRVACPFGYADTDSAVRGLLSTELFDAAVEAGDAHQVDKEIREALHPYTRRDGTVWMPNVFRYLIARVP